In the Scyliorhinus torazame isolate Kashiwa2021f chromosome 22, sScyTor2.1, whole genome shotgun sequence genome, one interval contains:
- the trim32 gene encoding E3 ubiquitin-protein ligase TRIM32 gives MATSLDADIVREVLECPICMETFNQTVIRPKLLQCGHTICKQCLEKLIADSINGVRCPFCSKITRMNNLSQLSDNLTVLKIIDSASLSEAMCTVMCKVCRKRLPRNFCENCSLVLCEDCKTDFHQVQGHTIVTIRAAAEQRRKAVGIKLAKLREMMGDMQHKKTAVDTVAKNMQAKYKAIHQDYCRAERRIQEELAKSRRAFTSAVSEVEKMNNQILEEHAYLINIAEVQIVSRCDYLSTKIKQADTALLEEAIDDEDPDLTNNLPTHLTLQQVELVKGEHLEPTEVGQLETRPYTVPIEETLMEMFTPTEYAQEVDSSKEMASFLLPSSPKSRVTESMASGPPNCQLLKKIGSHGNLPGLFHLPVSLCVTIQGEVLVADRGNFRVQLFNRKGFMKEIRRSPNSIDNFVLSFLGAELPNLIPLSVAVNNIGLIGVTDNYDNSVKIYTTSGQCVACHKNQLTKPWGIAAMPSGQFVVTDVEGGKLWCLTVDRNVGVVNYSRLCSAVRPKFVTCDANGSVYFTQGLGLNLENSQNEHHLEGGFSIGSVSPEGQLSRQYSHFFAENEDFRCIAGMCVDINGNLIVADSGRKEILLFPKEGGFVSLIREGLVCPVGVAVSPKGQLLVLDCWDHCIKIYNYHSRRHVTN, from the coding sequence ATGGCAACTAGCCTGGATGCAGACATTGTCCGTGAGGTGCTGGAGTGTCCCATCTGTATGGAGACCTTCAACCAGACTGTAATAAGGCCCAAACTCCTGCAGTGTGGACACACCATCTGCAAACAGTGTTTGGAAAAGCTCATAGCAGACAGTATAAATGGAGTACGTTGTCCCTTTTGCAGCAAAATAACCAGGATGAATAATCTGTCGCAATTGTCGGACAATCTTACAGTTTTAAAAATCATTGATTCGGCCTCTCTAAGTGAAGCAATGTGTACGGTCATGTGTAAAGTCTGCCGGAAGAGACTGCCTCGAAACTTCTGCGAGAATTGCAGCCTGGTCCTTTGTGAGGACTGCAAGACTGATTTTCATCAAGTGCAAGGACACACCATTGTCACAATTCGTGCAGCAGCCGAACAGCGGCGGAAGGCGGTTGGGATTAAGCTTGCCAAGCTACGTGAAATGATGGGTGACATGCAGCACAAGAAGACCGCCGTGGACACGGTAGCAAAAAACATGCAGGCAAAATACAAAGCAATCCATCAGGATTACTGTCGGGCTGAGCGAAGAATCCAAGAGGAGCTGGCCAAATCCCGCAGGGCTTTCACGTCGGCAGTGTCGGAAGTTGAAAAGATGAACAATCAGATACTGGAGGAACATGCTTATCTGATCAATATTGCAGAGGTGCAGATTGTGTCACGGTGTGATTACCTCAGCACCAAAATCAAACAGGCAGACACAGCTCTTCTTGAAGAAGCCATTGATGATGAAGACCCTGATTTGACTAACAACTTGCCCACCCATTTAACTCTTCAACAGGTAGAATTGGTCAAAGGGGAGCACCTAGAGCCAACTGAGGTCGGACAGCTTGAGACCAGGCCCTATACTGTTCCCATTGAAGAGACACTCATGGAGATGTTTACTCCCACTGAGTATGCACAAGAGGTAGACTCCTCCAAAGAAATGGCCAGCTTCCTCCTACCATCATCTCCAAAAAGCAGGGTAACTGAAAGCATGGCCTCTGGGCCCCCTAACTGTCAGCTGTTGAAGAAAATTGGTTCCCACGGGAATTTGCCTGGGTTGTTTCACCTCCCAGTGAGCCTGTGTGTGACAATACAAGGGGAAGTGCTCGTGGCAGATCGGGGAAACTTCCGTGTACAACTCTTCAATCGGAAAGGCTTTATGAAGGAGATTAGAAGGAGTCCAAATAGTATTGACAATTTTGTTCTCAGTTTTCTTGGTGCTGAGCTCCCGAACTTGATACCGCTTTCTGTAGCGGTCAACAATATTGGCTTAATTGGCGTCACCGACAACTACGACAACTCTGTTAAGATTTACACCACTTCTGGGCAATGTGTCGCATGTCATAAAAACCAGCTGACGAAGCCCTGGGGCATAGCAGCAATGCCTTCTGGACAGTTTGTGGTAACAGACGTAGAAGGTGGGAAGCTATGGTGTCTAACTGTGGACCGTAATGTCGGCGTTGTAAACTATTCACGGCTGTGCAGTGCAGTGAGGCCCAAGTTTGTGACCTGTGATGCCAACGGCAGTGTCTATTTCACTCAGGGCCTGGGCCTGAATCTGGAGAATAGTCAGAATGAGCATCACCTGGAAGGTGGCTTCTCCATTGGCTCAGTCAGTCCAGAGGGACAGCTCAGTCGGCAGTACAGCCATTTCTTCGCTGAGAATGAAGACTTCCGCTGCATCGCAGGGATGTGTGTCGACATAAACGGAAACCTGATTGTTGCAGACAGTGGGCGCAAGGAGATCCTTCTCTTTCCCAAAGAGGGTGGATTTGTCAGTCTGATAAGAGAAGGTTTAGTGTGCCCAGTAGGGGTAGCTGTGTCACCCAAGGGTCAGCTTCTGGTGTTGGACTGCTGGGATCACTGCATTAAAATCTACAATTATCACTCCAGGAGGCATGTAACAAATTGA